The following are from one region of the Stigmatella ashevillena genome:
- a CDS encoding Kelch repeat-containing protein, with translation MTAVRSSLPRRIPYSGIWIDNYSLTAVPGGALLAGGVEWHRDGIGATSRTTGGAAFWDASQEAWFPLEPLPSPRHDHAAVTLADGRVLLIGGRAEQIMEMNSTLLWEPGAQGFREGPPLIEARARPIAVTLPDGSVLVLGSELDEDLERGTRAELLRPGASAWEPAGQTARIFHTGPVCVSGGQVLIAGGRDNGFGFAIIEGTHYAPPLSQSTELWEHEHRRWRSSGPLAESRDDPKGITLSDGRILVVGGWDHGRALTTSEVWAPGTGLWSSAGTMASARSSFALTALPDGRAAVSGGLVEGSFAATATVEIWHPGTRTWSPGKPLEVSRAGHQLAAVGEGTFLVVGNHTPTPDAPPETSWELWRPEA, from the coding sequence ATGACCGCCGTCCGTTCTTCCCTCCCGCGACGCATCCCTTATTCCGGCATCTGGATTGACAACTACAGTCTGACGGCCGTCCCAGGCGGCGCGCTGCTGGCGGGGGGAGTCGAATGGCATCGCGACGGCATCGGCGCCACGAGCCGGACCACAGGGGGCGCGGCGTTCTGGGACGCCTCGCAAGAGGCATGGTTCCCCCTCGAGCCCTTGCCCTCGCCGAGACATGACCATGCGGCGGTGACGCTGGCGGACGGGCGCGTCCTGCTCATCGGAGGACGTGCCGAGCAGATCATGGAGATGAACAGCACCCTGCTCTGGGAACCCGGGGCCCAAGGCTTCCGGGAAGGCCCTCCCCTCATCGAGGCACGGGCGCGCCCCATCGCGGTGACGCTCCCCGATGGCTCGGTGCTGGTTCTGGGCTCCGAACTCGACGAGGACCTGGAGCGCGGCACGCGGGCCGAGCTGCTCCGCCCAGGAGCCAGTGCCTGGGAGCCCGCGGGACAGACGGCACGCATCTTCCACACCGGCCCCGTCTGCGTGAGCGGCGGCCAGGTGCTCATCGCGGGGGGCCGGGACAACGGCTTCGGCTTCGCCATCATCGAGGGCACCCACTATGCGCCTCCCCTCTCGCAGAGCACCGAACTCTGGGAACACGAGCACCGGCGCTGGCGGTCCAGTGGCCCGTTGGCGGAATCCCGGGACGATCCGAAGGGCATCACCCTCTCGGACGGACGCATCCTCGTCGTGGGCGGCTGGGACCACGGCCGCGCCCTGACCACCTCGGAGGTGTGGGCTCCTGGCACCGGCCTCTGGAGCTCCGCGGGGACGATGGCCTCGGCGCGGTCCTCCTTTGCCCTGACGGCGCTCCCGGATGGACGGGCCGCGGTGTCCGGGGGACTCGTGGAAGGGTCCTTTGCAGCCACGGCGACGGTGGAGATCTGGCATCCCGGGACGCGCACCTGGTCTCCCGGCAAACCGCTGGAGGTGTCCCGCGCAGGCCACCAGCTTGCCGCCGTGGGCGAGGGGACGTTCCTCGTCGTGGGAAATCACACCCCCACCCCGGACGCGCCCCCTGAAACGAGCTGGGAGCTGTGGCGGCCCGAGGCATGA
- a CDS encoding BamA/TamA family outer membrane protein, translating into MPFALLTLLITPLVAAAPESQALGGYEETLVAWGLAQHGRVLEPEPEGKRLEAILVASEDVVAESDPYPNFLNIFHARTREQVIRREVLLEPGQPYSAALVQETSRNLRKLGIFAVVRVVPVRGESPGGVAMLIITKDIWSLRLNQTFEVVGSFVSYLKLQGTETNFLGLNQRLAADFILRPDTLSFGQTYVNRRVGGSRWYFGETAALIIGRESGKPEGSRGSVAIQRPLYSLSTPWGLSTSAAWNVATTRVYRGTEVWQLPYPDGEPVPYIYKTREVSGDAQYTRSYGERHKLNVSGGVAAYHRFFAAPEEAPLDDAQRAWLRDNHLPRSEDAAYALLSLSAFEARYQVMRDVDSYALSEDYQLGHSVFASVRYAPPVFSSAAHYAELGVAARYRWLWSDALTTVAAAVAIRRSLGEEDEWTNRRWAAEVQQVSPRVLGGRFVARGVLDVNIDDLFDRVSLLGGGNGLRGARPDAYSGKRMVLVNMEYRTVPFVFQTLHLGGVLFYDAGSAFDRRPKVVHSVGLGIRFLFPQFNLYPFRLDFGYVLNDTMPSVGQRFTFSGGQITDYRPGFLDSPLR; encoded by the coding sequence GTGCCGTTCGCATTGCTCACCCTGCTGATCACCCCGCTGGTGGCGGCGGCGCCAGAGTCCCAGGCCCTGGGGGGATACGAGGAGACGCTCGTGGCCTGGGGGCTCGCCCAGCATGGGCGTGTGTTGGAGCCCGAGCCCGAGGGCAAGCGTCTCGAGGCCATCCTCGTCGCGTCCGAGGACGTGGTGGCCGAGAGCGATCCGTACCCCAACTTCCTGAACATCTTCCACGCGCGCACGCGCGAGCAGGTCATCCGCCGCGAGGTGCTGTTGGAGCCGGGTCAGCCCTATTCGGCCGCGCTGGTGCAGGAGACATCGCGCAACCTGCGCAAGCTCGGCATCTTCGCGGTGGTGCGGGTGGTGCCGGTGCGTGGCGAGTCCCCCGGCGGGGTGGCGATGCTGATCATCACCAAGGACATCTGGTCGCTGCGGCTCAACCAGACCTTCGAGGTGGTGGGCTCCTTCGTGAGCTATTTGAAGCTCCAGGGGACGGAGACCAACTTCCTGGGGCTCAACCAGCGGTTGGCGGCGGATTTCATCTTGAGGCCCGACACGCTCAGCTTCGGGCAGACCTATGTCAACCGGCGGGTGGGTGGCAGCCGCTGGTACTTTGGAGAGACCGCCGCCCTCATCATCGGGCGCGAGAGCGGCAAGCCCGAGGGCTCGCGGGGCTCGGTGGCGATCCAGCGCCCGCTGTACTCCTTGTCCACCCCCTGGGGGCTCAGTACATCCGCGGCCTGGAACGTGGCGACAACGCGGGTGTACCGGGGCACGGAGGTATGGCAACTGCCCTATCCGGACGGCGAGCCCGTGCCTTACATCTACAAGACGCGCGAGGTCTCCGGAGACGCCCAGTACACGCGCTCTTATGGTGAGCGCCACAAGCTGAACGTGAGCGGCGGGGTGGCGGCGTACCACCGGTTCTTCGCCGCCCCCGAGGAAGCGCCGCTGGATGACGCTCAGCGGGCCTGGCTCCGGGACAACCACCTGCCGCGCAGCGAGGACGCAGCCTACGCCCTGCTGAGCCTGTCTGCCTTCGAGGCGCGCTATCAGGTGATGCGGGATGTGGACTCGTACGCGCTCTCGGAGGACTACCAGCTAGGCCACTCGGTGTTCGCCAGTGTCCGCTATGCGCCCCCGGTCTTCTCCTCCGCGGCGCATTACGCGGAGCTGGGCGTGGCGGCACGCTACCGGTGGTTGTGGAGCGATGCGCTCACCACGGTGGCAGCGGCGGTGGCCATCCGCCGCTCGCTCGGAGAGGAAGACGAGTGGACGAACCGGCGGTGGGCGGCGGAGGTGCAGCAGGTCTCGCCGCGCGTGCTGGGGGGACGCTTCGTGGCGCGCGGCGTGCTGGACGTGAACATCGATGATCTGTTCGACCGGGTGAGCCTGCTGGGGGGCGGCAATGGACTGCGGGGAGCAAGGCCGGATGCCTACTCGGGCAAGCGGATGGTGCTGGTGAACATGGAGTACCGCACGGTGCCCTTCGTCTTCCAGACGCTGCACCTGGGCGGAGTGCTCTTCTACGATGCGGGCTCCGCCTTCGACCGGCGGCCGAAAGTGGTTCATTCGGTGGGCCTGGGGATCCGCTTCCTGTTCCCTCAGTTCAACCTGTACCCGTTCCGGTTGGACTTCGGGTACGTGCTCAACGACACGATGCCCTCGGTGGGGCAGCGCTTCACGTTCAGCGGGGGGCAGATCACCGATTACCGGCCGGGCTTCCTGGATTCGCCCCTGAGGTGA
- a CDS encoding haloacid dehalogenase-like hydrolase translates to MEANARVWEQMMDAERKRVWRGAVAAMSLAWGLSGCEESQPGVSCQVLEPELAWHGTNRNQLDALMKTYGRCSSTYDEAKKPIAVFDWDNTVIKNDIGDATFFYMLAHDEVLQPPGKNWRLTSHLLTGDAVVALDAACGALAEAGSRLPTSSNPACAQELLTIYSEAKTTAGKAAWGGWNYRRMEPSYAWFAQLLAGHTRAEVKAIAEAAMAENLGNPIDTKQTIGSTSVTHWVRVPGQMKDLLASMQTNGFDLWILSASPQGVVEPWAQAVGIDASHVIGIRTLEEGGKLGYSLEGCGDVPDGANDGQGQVRGNSVITYIDGKRCWMNKVLFGVTGAAAFEPNPNVGQRPLFAAGDSDTDLTFMRDATALRLAINRNKKELMCNAYHNDDGRWLINPMFLQPRAQQAEPYACATTACKAADGASIPCTDGMGASIADQTDTVF, encoded by the coding sequence ATGGAGGCGAACGCCAGGGTCTGGGAGCAGATGATGGATGCGGAGCGGAAGCGTGTCTGGAGGGGGGCTGTGGCCGCCATGTCATTGGCCTGGGGCCTCTCCGGGTGTGAGGAATCTCAGCCGGGCGTGTCGTGCCAGGTGCTCGAGCCGGAATTGGCGTGGCATGGCACCAACCGGAATCAGCTCGATGCGCTGATGAAGACGTACGGCCGGTGTTCGAGCACCTACGATGAGGCGAAGAAGCCCATTGCTGTCTTTGACTGGGACAACACGGTCATCAAGAACGACATCGGCGACGCCACCTTCTTCTACATGCTGGCGCACGACGAGGTCCTTCAACCGCCAGGGAAGAACTGGCGCCTGACGAGCCACCTGCTGACCGGTGACGCAGTCGTCGCGCTCGATGCCGCGTGTGGGGCCCTGGCCGAAGCCGGCTCGCGTCTGCCCACCTCCTCGAATCCAGCCTGTGCCCAGGAGTTGTTGACGATCTACTCCGAGGCAAAGACCACTGCAGGCAAGGCCGCGTGGGGCGGCTGGAACTACCGCCGCATGGAGCCCTCCTATGCCTGGTTCGCCCAGTTGCTCGCGGGCCACACCCGGGCCGAGGTGAAGGCCATCGCCGAGGCCGCGATGGCCGAGAACCTGGGCAATCCCATCGATACGAAGCAGACGATCGGAAGCACCTCGGTCACGCACTGGGTGCGTGTCCCCGGGCAGATGAAGGATCTGCTCGCGAGCATGCAGACCAACGGTTTCGATCTCTGGATCCTCTCGGCCTCCCCGCAGGGGGTGGTCGAACCCTGGGCCCAGGCGGTGGGCATTGATGCCAGCCACGTGATTGGCATCCGCACCCTCGAGGAGGGGGGCAAGCTGGGTTACAGCCTCGAGGGGTGTGGGGACGTGCCCGATGGCGCCAACGATGGACAAGGGCAGGTGAGGGGCAACAGCGTCATCACCTACATTGATGGCAAGCGCTGTTGGATGAACAAGGTTCTCTTCGGCGTCACCGGCGCCGCGGCGTTCGAGCCGAATCCCAACGTGGGCCAGCGGCCCCTGTTCGCCGCGGGCGACTCCGATACGGATTTGACTTTCATGCGGGACGCCACCGCCCTGCGGCTGGCGATCAATCGCAACAAGAAGGAGCTGATGTGCAACGCCTACCACAACGATGATGGGCGATGGCTCATCAACCCCATGTTCCTCCAACCGCGAGCACAGCAGGCCGAGCCCTACGCCTGTGCCACCACGGCTTGCAAGGCCGCGGACGGTGCGTCCATCCCGTGCACCGATGGGATGGGCGCCTCCATCGCCGATCAGACCGATACCGTCTTCTGA
- a CDS encoding SDR family NAD(P)-dependent oxidoreductase, translated as MNDSDSLHVSPPASVAPPIPVAPAAPAALPPPALELEEVRRCAQLLEAIVADRRLLLRLPEPERIALLSAAGKVVLPERDNRARLVKSLRKEQKQAKRKRDQVVRASTEIRTLRQEPVFSAPAPRLLGENTGPERLLENARHCYVCKEEYKRLHFFYDAMCPTCADFNYAKRFQQAPLEGKVALITGARVKIGFQASLMLLRSGARVIATTRFPNDAAERYAREPDFSSWGHRIHVHGLDLRHAPSVELFARYVDQAYERLDILINNAAQTVRRPPGFYAHLLSKEMQPVESLPKACAPLLVGHQQCLARVQPALESGTTSTSITWRSADPAIGLHSSAALSLVPYAFEQEGDTQRLFPEGRLDADLQQVDLREVNSWRLRLAEVATAEMLEVHLVNAVAPFILCGKLKPLMLRNRSEIGHIVNVSAMEGSFSRGKKTDKHPHTNMAKAALNMMTLTSAPDYARDGIYMNAVDTGWVTDEDPAIHAQRKQEELDFHPPLDIVDGAARVVDPVFMAVKTGQGGWGNFFKDYRHTSW; from the coding sequence ATGAACGACAGCGATTCTCTCCACGTGTCCCCTCCCGCCTCGGTGGCCCCTCCCATCCCTGTGGCCCCTGCCGCCCCTGCGGCCCTTCCCCCCCCTGCCCTGGAACTGGAAGAGGTGCGCCGCTGCGCACAGCTCCTGGAGGCCATCGTGGCGGACCGCCGGCTCTTGCTCCGGCTCCCCGAGCCAGAGCGGATTGCGCTGCTCAGCGCCGCGGGCAAGGTCGTGCTTCCCGAGCGCGACAACCGGGCACGCCTCGTCAAATCGCTGCGCAAGGAGCAGAAGCAGGCCAAGCGGAAGCGGGACCAGGTCGTCCGCGCGTCGACCGAGATCCGCACCCTTCGCCAGGAACCGGTCTTCAGTGCTCCGGCGCCCCGGCTTCTGGGCGAGAACACCGGGCCGGAGCGGCTGCTGGAGAATGCCCGCCACTGCTACGTGTGCAAGGAGGAGTACAAGCGCCTCCACTTCTTCTATGACGCGATGTGCCCCACCTGCGCCGACTTCAACTATGCCAAGCGCTTCCAGCAAGCTCCCCTGGAGGGCAAGGTAGCGCTCATCACGGGCGCGCGGGTGAAGATTGGTTTCCAGGCATCGCTGATGCTGCTGCGCTCCGGGGCCCGGGTGATCGCCACCACGCGCTTTCCGAATGACGCCGCCGAGCGCTATGCCCGGGAGCCGGACTTCTCCTCCTGGGGCCACCGCATTCATGTTCACGGGCTGGATTTGCGCCATGCCCCCAGCGTCGAACTCTTCGCGCGCTACGTGGACCAGGCCTACGAGCGCCTGGACATCTTGATCAACAACGCGGCCCAGACCGTCCGGCGCCCCCCGGGCTTCTACGCCCACCTCCTCTCGAAGGAGATGCAGCCGGTGGAATCCCTGCCCAAAGCCTGCGCCCCGCTTCTCGTGGGCCATCAGCAGTGCCTGGCGAGGGTTCAGCCCGCCCTGGAATCAGGCACCACGAGCACGAGCATCACCTGGCGCAGCGCGGACCCCGCCATCGGACTCCACTCTTCGGCCGCCCTCTCGCTGGTGCCCTATGCCTTCGAGCAGGAGGGGGACACCCAGCGGCTCTTCCCCGAGGGCCGGCTGGATGCGGACCTGCAACAGGTGGACTTGCGAGAGGTGAACTCGTGGCGGCTGCGGCTGGCGGAGGTGGCGACCGCCGAGATGCTCGAGGTGCACCTGGTGAACGCGGTGGCCCCCTTCATTCTCTGCGGCAAGCTCAAGCCCTTGATGTTGCGCAACCGCTCCGAGATTGGCCACATCGTGAATGTCTCGGCGATGGAGGGCAGCTTCTCGCGCGGCAAGAAGACGGACAAGCACCCCCACACGAACATGGCGAAGGCAGCGCTGAACATGATGACGCTGACCTCTGCGCCCGACTACGCCCGGGACGGCATCTACATGAACGCGGTGGACACCGGCTGGGTGACGGACGAGGACCCCGCCATCCACGCGCAGCGCAAGCAGGAGGAACTCGACTTCCACCCGCCGCTCGACATCGTGGACGGAGCCGCCCGCGTGGTGGACCCCGTCTTCATGGCGGTCAAGACGGGCCAGGGCGGCTGGGGCAACTTCTTCAAGGACTACCGCCACACCTCCTGGTGA